Within the Erigeron canadensis isolate Cc75 chromosome 6, C_canadensis_v1, whole genome shotgun sequence genome, the region GTTTTTGTGGATGgatttgttaaattttgttaaacaaaatcggaagaaaaagtgtaagaaaatgttagatattgaaGGGTGGAGGAAGGAAAATGATGGAATAGATGGGTGGATCGGTTTTTAAAAAGTGCTCCGGGTTaacttattgcagcgagggtcgctgcaataagtcGAGTAACAGTCGGTCAAACATTTAAAGCGGCTTAGTGGAAGGCTGACGTGGCATGggtttttgcagcgagggtcgctgcaaaatcTGGCTGGTCAAATTACCAAAAATGCTGGTCGAGATACGGGGCGCGTAAATATATCGAAACTGATATTATCACTACTCATTAAAAATACAAAGgacaaaatatttaaataaaattgcGAATAGGTAacgttatttatttatttttgagtaaaacaTGGATTAAAAGTttagatattaatatatatattaaaaacaaagttacagAATGcatgtaaagaatagtaacgggCCGTTTTATTTTTTGGgcccatttttattttcttagtgTGCcgctttatttttttttttgacccatcttatattttaattttgggcttgacaaattatgttttgatattttaaattgcttccaatttgtttacaaaagatcacttattttaattgtatattattattttttaagtttttaacatttttaaaattatctcaTCTTAGTACAAGTGAACtaatacatagtatatatacacataactaTAGGGTgtatgttttggatatatacacctaaccatcTCCGAAAAATTTGATTGTTATACatattagtttcaatgttatttcggttgatgttttattattatggatttttcttttaactttttattttcaatgatttaagAAATTAGAtttagttatgtttttattattaatttgttattttattttaaatattctactttcatacttattatcttttagaatttatataatatattaatctgttataaaattatatcgtcgatttatgttttgatattttaaattgtttccaatttgtttacaatagatcacttattttaattgtatattattattttttaagtttttaacatttttaaaattatctcaTTTTAGtacaagtgaactattacatagtatatatacacataacaatAGGGTgtatgttttggatatatacacctaaccatctccgaaaattttgattgttatacttattagtttcaatgttatttcagttgatgttttattaatatggattatttttttttaactttctattttcaatgatttaagAAATTAGCTTcagttatgtttttattattaatttgtttttttattttaaatattctactttcatacttattatcttttagaatttatataatatattaatctgttataaaattatatcgtcgattttttctaattgcttacccattaaaaaatcaatatcaactcaggttttgagctaaataatgtttctaaaaacatgtaataatttttacatagtacggaacacaataaatataatgtcttcCGGGGCATCGCCCGGGTAACGTATCTCGttgtaaaaagtaaaagaagaTCATATAATTCAAGTGAAATTGGCTCTTTAAATAAAAGGAAACCATCTAAAAAGAACCTATTATTGAAAACTTTATAAAGGAGATGTATTTAATTCTCTATAAATAAAACTAGAAGAGTGCTCGCACGTTGCAACGACAATAGTTTATAATGCGTGAGATGCCGTAACGGTAATACAAGTCGTTTAAGTAACTTTCATGAGATGCAGCGATAAAGCATCTAACCATGATTATCATTCTAAATATACGTCGATGATTTGATGCGCAAATTAATTAGGTGTAAAAATTAaccattttagatatatttgTTAGGTTTATTTAAGGGTAGTTTGGGGTTTGAAAAAAGTGTTAGAATTTTCTAAAGTAGAGAGAccagtttgttttataatggATTATAGAATAGTATATTTcggtttttaatattaaaaaaatcataatattaaaactaaaaggAGAAAATGTGAATAACTCAacatttcacatgtaaattttAGTGATGTTTCAAAGCCAACTTGGCATTTAACGGATGATGAAATAATACACTTCCATATGAAATGGTTTTACTATAATAACATGTTACTCACGCTATGCAATGATAGTTATGACGGCGACGATGTAGTGGTGAAGACGACTGTTGGTAGTAGATGAGATGTTTAAATGGTGTAGATGATGAAATAATACACTTCCATATGAAATGGTTTTACTATAATAACATGTTACTCGTGCTATGCAATGGTGGTTATGACGGCGACGACGTGGTGGTGGAGATGACTGTTGGTAGTAGATGAGATGTCAAGTGGTCTTGATAATTTATGTAAAGgtttaatgaagatattttaaaagataaatgattgatagtgtaatttaatcattaatgttaagggtgtagtgtaggtgaaaatatttaaacggtgctaagtgaaaatattacattttttcaACACATCCAAAAATAAAgtgttaattttttataatactagCATGATaaccgcgcaatgcggcggtgttcATGGctgcgacggtgtggtggtgaaGGACGACAGTTGGTGATAGAGGAGACGTCGAGtgatgtaaataattgatgtaaaggtaattgatataaaatgttaatagagatcttttaaaagataaatgactgataGTGTAATTAAGGATAGTTTAAACATTTTcgccatgtaactttcaacatgtgGGCTATTCgaataagatagtatagatagcATAAATTGTTAATACGTTCATAATACATGTAACATGAGTTAGACCTTACAAGAGTCATAAAATTCAACTACATCACCATATCTTTAAAactgaataaattttttttcataatactAATTTTTACTTAAAATTAGACTATGAAATTCAATTATATTATGAGTTGTCAATTAACTTAAAACTGAATAAatacttataaataatattaaaaatataaagttttataaaaattgtgaatTTCGTCGTGTTATGACCACCCTGGCCATTAAATAGCTTCTTTCACTGATCACTCCTAAAGTTATGTTGACCATTCCAACATCTTTTTTGTCTAGTGTTATAGACTTGTTCCTACAAGCTAAACTCAATGCTTGTACTTGCAAACTCAGACTCAGCGGTTAAAAGAACTTGAAAGATTTGAAACGAGTGATACGGGAGACATGATACATAATGCTTATGCAAGAGAGCTTCAAAGTTTCGCCATCTTGACAAATGCAAGTCACTCCTTTATTAATGTTTCCCTTTTCAAAAGAGGGCCTGTTATCTAGTTACATCGAAAAGTGGAGATTGATCCATTCGAATTCTCCCAAAAATACTTTTATACTTACATGAGGAAGATTTTATCTACATGCTATTGTTACATGTAGGTGGAAATTCAAATGGCCGTCTTCTTTGGTGTTTATAGGCTGTTCTGAATGTGTTTTGCCTTACTGGTCTGTAGAGTTGGTTTGATTGAATGCCATTGCCTTGATCTTGTGATATGCTCTCTCTGCCAACGTCATCCGTATTTGAAACATCATCCATTCTTTTTTACATCTTTCCCGTACCTGATGCGAAAATAAGCTGAATACATAAGTAAGACTAAATCTCTTATTAAGGTTTTACTACACTTCATGAAAAGAGAGTTTGAGACATACTGCTACACGTGGTGCCTTTCCCTTCGCTGCTATCCCCTGAGAAAAAGTAACAAAAGTGACTGGAGGATATTAAGAACTTATCCAAAAGAAAGTGGATATGGGTTCAAGGTCAACCAAAGTGTGTTTTTAATGCATATAGCATCCTAAATCATTTTGTTCAGAAATTTTTATTGAACTGTTCATAGTCATGGTTTTTGTGATCACAAAAGATTTAAGAATTTGGGACAAAAAAGTGTTTTAGGCTACCCAACTTGTTCGGAAAAATACATGTCTTGAATTGTTTCCAACTAGCTCATTTTAAACAGTTCATGTCAAGGAGTGTATTTCGGGTTCAGAAAACTAGACACCTGGTTCCCAAGTGAAGGAAGTGTTTGATGAACTATCGGCTGAGCATCTACAACTCCTATCTTCTCATGAGCAGGCTGTATCAAGCAATCAACTTGATTACACATGGATACAAATTTTGAATTCTAATAACAAAGATGATAAACCCAAGCTCCTTTTTTGAATCACAAATCCAAGTGCAACTATATTAGTGAAGTATTGGTAAGAATACGAAGTCTCACCTGTACGCATCTCCTAAGGGCAAAATCGAGACCCCATCCATGAACTAAGTCATTCTGCACACAAGAAAAATCATGTTCATGCTGGAAACAAGATAAGTACTGGGGGGTGACATGTATAGGTGGCAACATGATTGGGTGGGTCAGGTAGGGCGATTTGGACAAGAGGTCAAAACTTGTGTGTTTTGACCCCTCCAAccaattaaagataaaaataaccCGAATCGATCCATTCATAAGTAAGGTCAAATTTGCAAAGACTGTACTGGATCATATTCCAAACACTGTAGGACATACTATAAAGACTGTACCTGGATCATATTCCATACACAGCGCCATGCATTGCGTGAGAATACAGGGGCCATTATCTCAACAAATCTGTGTAATATTAACAATTGTAAGCATTAAGCAGTTAGTTAGCAACTACAAAAGAATATTAAGTTTATTTGTTGAGATTACATGAAGCTAAACATACGCTGCACATGGTGGCAAGTGTGGATTAGAACACCAGCCTTCTCTTTCCTTGGCTAACCTATGAGGTAAATTAACAAAACAATATTCAAGTCAATCTTAAGGGTATTATTTCACAGCAAGTGAAATTATTACACAGTTGATAATTGGGATGCCTTACTTGTGCACTTCAGTATCATTTCGTTTCCTGGTCATTTGCCATGATAGTTGTCCACTCTTTTCTAATAAAGCTGGTTGAGAAATTTCTAATCCATGCCTCTTCATCAGTTCCATGTACCTAAAAGACATAGTCTACATGAGTTTTAAATAGCTCTTTCTCATTTGGTTTACCAGTAAAGATAGCAAATTGACGGAACAAGTTGTTTCTATCTTGAATTAGAACAGTGACTTTTGATACTGATCAAAACTCAAACACGACCCCAATCAACACACTCATAAGTAAATGGATCAAGATACCGCCTCTAACCAAAAGAGATCACAGATATTTACTTTTCAGCATCAAAGTAATCTAATCCAAGATCCTCGTCCCAGATAAATATGTAGTCATAGGGTGCCACAATGTCGGGATGTAGAAAACGCTTAGCATACCACCTACAACAATTTTCAGGAGGTTTCTGTAAGGTAAAGAATTCATTTGCATAATAAAGCctcaaaaaattaatttttggcTTATGAAACCATGTAGTAAGATTTACCATTTACTTTGTTTGGGAGCACTGACATGTATAGCCCTTTTTGACCATTCAAATTCATTCCACTCACTTGTTCGACCGTCATAGTGAAACAGCATAAGAGTGAAGTTTTCTGAGAACTGAAATTACTGTAATTAGATACGGGTCTAGTAGGGCCAGaatgggtaacgggtcaaaaaaGGTTCTGGCTGTAAGGGTCATTTTTATTACAGGTTGGACACTTGTCAGGTTCATATTCAGCATGGACTGGGTCGAGCTGGTTTGACCCTAAATACTTTTCCATTTTCTAAACAATTTTCAATAAATACAAACACTAGGTGACTTTCAGCACGTTAGACCCATTCCTTtcctatataaatttttatctgACCCGTATGAGATAAGACACAACCCTTTGAATGACTCGAAATTGGCACCTCTAACGTCACCTGGGCAATGAGGAAGTACATAGGACAATTACCTAACCTTTTTCATTGCTTTATCAATGTTATCCTTCTGCTCATAACCCACAGCAAAGGTTACTAGGTACCTCGGTTTCATAGTCAAGTCCTGCAAGTTTCACCCTACCAAATAAATGTTTATCAAAAATGAAATCAATGGATCTTAACCTAATTGAAATAGGCCCATTCAAAAGTAATATATCATGGTAAAGTGGAAATGCAAGAAGATGATAATGAAATCAACAGAATTCACGATCCCTCTTCTTTGCTGATGGCTTTCATTGTAGTCAAATATTCTGGTTTGGTTAATGTGTATATCACTTTAAGTAATGGTGCCAATATGATCAAGATAACTTCAAGTAATGGTGCCAATATAATCAAACAATATTCAGATTTGTAATATAATCAAGGTAACTTCAAGATAGCTTTTTGCTGAGCCTTCATTAGATGAACTTGGAAAGTTTAATGAAGCAGATACCTCACTAGGGGTACCCCATAATCTGCGGAGGTATAAATCAGACTCGGGTGCAATTAGACGTGGAGGTAGCCTTTCTGCTCCTCTGGGATTTGTTGGAGCCCATATCTGCTGCAGgtataaaaaatgaataataaacATCTAGGACCATGGCAGAGAACTTGATGAAATATTGTAAGAAACGTGACAAGATTGGAAAAAGTATGTATCGAAATATAGATTAGAACTCTTCCATCAAAAAAATGGAAGCTCATTAAGAAGaaaaattttacataaacaTATGGTCGTTGAGAGTAAAAGGACGTGTgcgtgtgtgtgtatgtgtgtgtttgcaGGCAATATATACTATGATACCAAGCTGGATATTTGTGCAACAATTTCGCCATAAGTAGCCAAAAGGAAACCTTTTTGGTAGTTCGGCCTTcttcatacatatatagatatacatgaACAATATGGGACAACACGTACTTTCACTTTTGTACCATTCGGTAGACGTGATGATATGATTTCGTTTCGCTGGAGAGAAGACCAGACATTTAAGGCTGTTTGGGTTGAGAGTCCCGGGTACTTGTCCTCTATGTCATGAATATTGATGGAGAGAGGCACAGTAGACTGCAGGTTTGTCTTCTGCATAATTGAAGCAGAAAACCTTGTCAATTTTCTCTTGTATTTCTTCCTATAAAAGTAGAAatggcaattttgacccatttttcTTATGAATCAGTTAATTTGGTTTATGTTGGGTAAACTCAAAATGCTTAGATGAAAAGGGAACTGGTCAGTAGGCTCAAACATGTTAACATCGCCAAAAGTGTCTTTTTGTAAGCTTAAAGAAATAATCCCCTTTGAACTTTTTTTCGAAATATCAGATTATTATACAAcaataaactttatattaagGTTAACACTAGTTACTcattaaaaatttggaaaatTTTGACAGAAAACATTTCatgtcaacccaacccaacctgaACTAGACTAGACCCGCCCCTTTTTGACACAACACAACCTGGCCGACCCACTTATTTTGCCACCTCTGCTTAAATTAACTGAGTGTAGAATAATCAGCTTAACATGAAGTAAAGCAAAAGAATAGAGGCATGCCTTATTCAGCGAAAGTGTTGGGAATGACGCTCCTAAAAAGAAACCAAGCACAACACCAATATACGTTGTTACAACTAATCTCAATGTCTCATTCGATCTTCTCATAACGTTGGGTCTAACCATGAAATCCAAAAACTTGAGGAACAacagaaagaaaaatataacaTTAAGTATTGTATCAATGTATCATAACAATGCATACAGTTAAAAGTTAGTAATGAGACATGTGTTCTACCTGTAACCGTTgcttttatatcaaatattggATCTATATTCT harbors:
- the LOC122604762 gene encoding uncharacterized protein LOC122604762, with protein sequence MRRSNETLRLVVTTYIGVVLGFFLGASFPTLSLNKKTNLQSTVPLSINIHDIEDKYPGLSTQTALNVWSSLQRNEIISSRLPNGTKVKQIWAPTNPRGAERLPPRLIAPESDLYLRRLWGTPSEDLTMKPRYLVTFAVGYEQKDNIDKAMKKFSENFTLMLFHYDGRTSEWNEFEWSKRAIHVSAPKQSKWWYAKRFLHPDIVAPYDYIFIWDEDLGLDYFDAEKYMELMKRHGLEISQPALLEKSGQLSWQMTRKRNDTEVHKLAKEREGWCSNPHLPPCAAFVEIMAPVFSRNAWRCVWNMIQNDLVHGWGLDFALRRCVQPAHEKIGVVDAQPIVHQTLPSLGNQGIAAKGKAPRVAVRERCKKEWMMFQIRMTLAERAYHKIKAMAFNQTNSTDQ